AAGAAATGGTAGATAAACAGTTAAGGGAAAGGGGAATATGTGATGAAAGGGTTTTAAAGAGTTTTCTGGCTGTTCCAAGGCATTTATTTGTTCCAGATAAAATAAAGTCTTTTTCTTATGATGATTCTCCTTTGCCTTTATTAGAGGGTCAAACAATAAGCCAGCCCTATATGGTGGCTTTAATGGTTGAACTTTTAGAGCCTGATGAAAACAAACATGTTCTTGAAATAGGTACAGGTTCAGGTTATGAAACTGCAATTTTATGTCTTCTTAATAAATTTGTTTATACTGTTGAAAGGGTTAAAGATTTATCTCTTTATGCAAGAGAAAAACTTAAGGAACTTTCTATAGAAAATGTTTATTTTCATGTGGGTGATGGTTCAGAAGGTTTAATGGATTTTGCTCCCTATGATTGTATAATCTGTTCTGCTGCTGCTCCAGATGTCCCTCCTCCTTTTATAGAGCAATTAAATCCAGGAGGAATTATAGTTATGCCTATAGGTGATAAACTTTATCAGGACCTTGTAAAAATAAAAAAGGAAGGAAACAAATTAAAAAGGGAATATCACGGGCCCTGTGTTTTTGTCCCTTTAATCGGGAGATATGGTTTTGAGGAGTGAAAAATGGAGCCGGGGAGATTTGAACTCCCGACCCCCTGGTTGCAAACCAGGTGCTCTCCCACTGAGCTACGGCCCCGCTTTTTTATTATAACTTTTACTTTTTAATATTTTCAATTTTATTTAAGTGATGAAATTATTGCTTCTTTAACTTCATTTACAGAAATTTTTTCAAGATTATTAAATTCTGTTTTTAAAACTATGCTTTCACCAAGTGGTCCCCATCTTTTTGGGGTAAAGGGTATTTTTTCAGAGAATATTGAAACTGTTTTAACATTCAATGCAGATGCTATATGAATAACACCTGTTGAAGGAGCAAAAACAAGGTCACATATGGAAATAAAGTTTATAAACTCCCTTAAATTAAAGTCTCCTCTTAAATCTATGATGTTTTCCTTTTTAAAAAAATCAAAATTTTTTTGGATTCCTGTTATGAAAATAGTTCCATCAATATCAAGAATTTTTAAAAGTTCATTGTATTTAGTTAAACTCCAGTTAGGAGCAGAACCCTTTGATTCAGGGTGAATTAAAATAAAGGGTTTTTTATAATTTTTAAATTTTTCTTTTATTTTTGAAACTTCTTCTTCCTTTAGATATAATTGGGGTTTAAAGTAATCAATATCATATCCTGCTTTTTTTAAAAGTAAAACATTATAAAAGGACTCGTGGAATTCGCAGTTTTTTCTGTGTAAAGGAATTCTTCTGTTGAATAGAAAAGAATAGAATCTGTAAAGAGTTCCTATTCTTTCAGGAATTTTTTTTATAAAAGAAAAAAGGGATTCTTTAAATCTTGGAAAAATATGGACTGACACATCAATTTTTAACTTTTTTATTTCCTTATCAATATTATCAAAATCTGTAACTATGTCAATATCAGGGTGGTTTAAAAGAATTTCTTTATAAAGGGGATTGCAAACAAAGATAATTTTTGAATCCTTATATTTTCTTTTTAAACCCTGAGGAACAGAAAGGGAAAGAACAAGATCACCTATTCTATCTGTTCTGAAAAGGAGGAAGTTCATTTGAAATAAATGCCGGGGCCCAGAATCGAACTGGGGACACCTGGATTTTCAGTCCAGTGCTCTACCGACTGAGCTACCCCGGCACTATGTTTTAATTATAAGGTTTCTTTAAAAAAAAATCAAATTGAATCACTCTTTAAATAATTTTTCTCTCCTTCTTTTATTTTAAAAAACAATAAATTTTCTCTTTGTTTCAAAATTTTTTATCTTTAATTCACAAAAATATACCCCCTTTTAAGTTTATTTTCCTTTATGTTTAGCTTAATCTCATATATTCCGGGTATTTGCTCTTTTTCCAATAATTCTGATAAGTAAAAGGATAACAAAAACCTATGATTGCCTTATATATTTTATTTAAAAGTTCTCCGAAAGTAAAATTTTTGTATAATTCCATATTTTTAATCTTTTTTATAAAACTTTATTCCAAAAACTTTACACTTTTCCTTTGCCTCTTCCCTTATGTAAGGAGAAACTATAAAAAGTTCGGGTTTTACCCCGGTTTTTTTCTCATAAAATTCCCCAATCCTTTTAAACTTCAAAACATCACCATCCGATACACTGCTTTTTATCTCTATTAAATAATGTTTATCATCTTTTATAACAAGATCCACCTCAATTGTTTATGGATAACCAAAAACAATACCCTCTTTATCATAATCCTCCCATTTCTTAACATCATAGAACCCAAGTTCTTTTAAAATATCTTTCATACTCTACCTGAAAGCTTCCTCTGCAAAAATACCCCATCTTGCCCCTACTGTAGTTATAGCATCTCTTAAAATCTTAAAACCATCCCTCATCTCTTTCGTAAGAAGCTCAAACCTCCTATCAACTTCCTCAAACCTTTTATTTATTTCCTCAAATCTCTTATTTATTTCTTCAAATCTTCTATTAGTGTCTTCTCTTAATTCCTCAAATCTTTTATTAGTATCTTCCCTTAGAGCCCTTAATTCCTCTCTTTGTGCTTTTAATTCATTGAGTATTTCTTTTATTTCCTCTCTTGTTACTGCCCTTTTATTAATTATTTCCTCAACCTTTAATCTGAAAATAGGAGATTTTTCAATAATTTCAGGTAATTTTTTCTCAATTATTTTTATTATATCTTCTTCACTTAAGATTTTTTTCATAATCCAATTATAAAGAAAAAACTTTAAAAATTCAATGTAAATTACTTGATTTTTTAAAATGGTTATAGTATTATTTTAAAATTAAAAAAGGTTCAAATCCAGAATTAAATTTCATAAAATGTTTAAATTTATCCTGTTTTTTTTAATAATAAATGAAACCCCTGAAGTTGGGGTAGTTGAAAAAATCGGTTCTTTTTTGCCAGGAGATATTTATTTTGTTAATTCAGAGGGAAAGGAGTTCGCTCTAAAAGATATTTCTTTAAATAAAAAACCTTTTGTTTTTGTTCCTGTTTTTTATAGTTGTAAAATGGTATGTCCAATGATGCTTAATGAAATTTTTAATAATCTGGAAAAGATTAATTCAAAATTAGGTAAGGATTTTTATATTATTGTTTTCAGTTTTGATCTTAAAGATGATGTGAATAAGGCAAAAGAACTTAAAAAGGATTATTTTGCCTCTTTAAATAAAGATTTTGATAAAGAGGCACTCAATTTTACAATCTTGAAAGACTCTTTAAATCTATACAGGTTAACCAGTTCCCTTGGTTTTTATTTTAAAAGAGAAGGAGAAATGTTCATTCACCCTTCTACATATATTTTTATTTCGCCTGATTTAAAGATAGTAAGGTACATATATGGTCCTGAACTTTTACCCCTTGATATGGAAATGGCACTAAATGAAGCATCAGAAGGTAAAATTGGAGGAATCAGGGTTAAAGCTACCAGGTTCTGTTTTACCTATGATCCAAAAGGTAGAAAGTATGTTTTTAACTTTATCAAAGTTTTTATGACTTTTTCTATGATTTTTGTTATTTCTTTTGCCTTATTTTTAACTTTATGGATTAAAAAAAGAAAAAGGGAGGATTAAATGGAAGTTTATATACCTTATTATAAATCCGAAAGTAAATTTAGGGGAATTTTTTCCTGGATTTTTTCTACTGATCATAAAAGGATAGCTATCCTTTATCTTGTTACCATTTCTCTTTTCTTCCTTGTTGCTGTTATCCTTGGACTATTAATGAGAATTGAACTTATGAAAACGGGAAAGCAGATTTTTGATGCAAGAACTTATAACCAGGTATTTACCCTTCATGGAGTTATAATGATATTCTTATTTGTAATTCCTGTAATTCCAGCTGTTATGGGTAATTTCTTTCTTCCAATTTTAATAGGAGCAAAGGATGTTGCTTTTCCGAGGATAAATTTGCTCTCCTGGTGGTTATTTCTTTCTGGAGGAATAGTTGCTTTAATTTCCCTTCATACAGGAAAGGGTTTTGCTGATACTGGCTGGACTTTTTATGCTCCTTACAGTTTAAGGACAGGAACCAATGTTTCTCTTGCTGCCTTTGCAGCTTTTATTATTGGATTTTCATCAATTTTAACAGGTCTTAATTTTATTGCTACAATACACAGATTAAGGGCAAAAAATTTTAAATGGTTTAATCTTCCTCTTTTTGTCTGGTCAATATATGCAACTTCCTGGATTCAGGTAATTGCAACTCCTATAGTTGGTCTTATTCTTTTCCTTGTTATTTTAGAGAGAATTTTTGGTATAGGTCTTTTTGATCCTTCAAAAGGAGGGGATCCTATTATGTTTCAGCATATTTTCTGGATTTATTCTCATCCAGCTGTATATATAATGATTCTTCCTGCAATGGGAGTTATTTCGGAAATTATTCCAACTTTTGCGAGGAGAAGAATTTCAGGTTATAAGGCAATTGCCTTTTCTTCCCTTGCTATTGCTTTTATAGGTTACCTTGTCTGGGGTCATCATATGTTTACAAGTGGAATGGCTGATTTTGCAAGGATTATTTTTTCTTTACTTACTTTTCTTGTTGCAGTTCCTTCAGGTGTTAAGGTTTTTAACTGGGTGGCAACCTTATATAAGGGTTCAATTAATTTAAAATCACCACTTTTTTTTGCTTTAGCTTTCATATTTTTGTTTTCCATAGGTGGTTTAACTGGACTTATAAATGGTGCACTTGCCTCTGATATTCACATTCACGATACTTATTTTGTTGTTGCTCATTTTCATTATACTATGTTTGGAGGTGTAGGTTTTGGTTTTTTTGCAGCAATGCATTACT
The nucleotide sequence above comes from candidate division WOR-3 bacterium. Encoded proteins:
- a CDS encoding protein-L-isoaspartate(D-aspartate) O-methyltransferase, with the protein product MNKKLGELLERFNSKNDPFYNLRKEMVDKQLRERGICDERVLKSFLAVPRHLFVPDKIKSFSYDDSPLPLLEGQTISQPYMVALMVELLEPDENKHVLEIGTGSGYETAILCLLNKFVYTVERVKDLSLYAREKLKELSIENVYFHVGDGSEGLMDFAPYDCIICSAAAPDVPPPFIEQLNPGGIIVMPIGDKLYQDLVKIKKEGNKLKREYHGPCVFVPLIGRYGFEE
- a CDS encoding glycosyltransferase family 9 protein gives rise to the protein MNFLLFRTDRIGDLVLSLSVPQGLKRKYKDSKIIFVCNPLYKEILLNHPDIDIVTDFDNIDKEIKKLKIDVSVHIFPRFKESLFSFIKKIPERIGTLYRFYSFLFNRRIPLHRKNCEFHESFYNVLLLKKAGYDIDYFKPQLYLKEEEVSKIKEKFKNYKKPFILIHPESKGSAPNWSLTKYNELLKILDIDGTIFITGIQKNFDFFKKENIIDLRGDFNLREFINFISICDLVFAPSTGVIHIASALNVKTVSIFSEKIPFTPKRWGPLGESIVLKTEFNNLEKISVNEVKEAIISSLK
- a CDS encoding SCO family protein, with the protein product MFKFILFFLIINETPEVGVVEKIGSFLPGDIYFVNSEGKEFALKDISLNKKPFVFVPVFYSCKMVCPMMLNEIFNNLEKINSKLGKDFYIIVFSFDLKDDVNKAKELKKDYFASLNKDFDKEALNFTILKDSLNLYRLTSSLGFYFKREGEMFIHPSTYIFISPDLKIVRYIYGPELLPLDMEMALNEASEGKIGGIRVKATRFCFTYDPKGRKYVFNFIKVFMTFSMIFVISFALFLTLWIKKRKRED
- a CDS encoding cbb3-type cytochrome c oxidase subunit I — encoded protein: MEVYIPYYKSESKFRGIFSWIFSTDHKRIAILYLVTISLFFLVAVILGLLMRIELMKTGKQIFDARTYNQVFTLHGVIMIFLFVIPVIPAVMGNFFLPILIGAKDVAFPRINLLSWWLFLSGGIVALISLHTGKGFADTGWTFYAPYSLRTGTNVSLAAFAAFIIGFSSILTGLNFIATIHRLRAKNFKWFNLPLFVWSIYATSWIQVIATPIVGLILFLVILERIFGIGLFDPSKGGDPIMFQHIFWIYSHPAVYIMILPAMGVISEIIPTFARRRISGYKAIAFSSLAIAFIGYLVWGHHMFTSGMADFARIIFSLLTFLVAVPSGVKVFNWVATLYKGSINLKSPLFFALAFIFLFSIGGLTGLINGALASDIHIHDTYFVVAHFHYTMFGGVGFGFFAAMHYWYPKMFGKMYNETLAKIYFFLMFIGFNILYFSMMILGVMGMPRRYYDYLPQYEPLQFVATVGSWILVPGIFLMVFNFVYHLFKGKKAEQNPWGGVTLEWQIPSPPPAENFDYEVVAPDEPYDFKKIREKLKV